Proteins co-encoded in one Saccharomyces cerevisiae S288C chromosome II, complete sequence genomic window:
- the PDX3 gene encoding pyridoxamine-phosphate oxidase PDX3 (Pyridoxine (pyridoxamine) phosphate oxidase; has homologs in E. coli and Myxococcus xanthus; transcription is under the general control of nitrogen metabolism), whose amino-acid sequence MTKQAEETQKPIIFAPETYQYDKFTLNEKQLTDDPIDLFTKWFNEAKEDPRETLPEAITFSSAELPSGRVSSRILLFKELDHRGFTIYSNWGTSRKAHDIATNPNAAIVFFWKDLQRQVRVEGITEHVNRETSERYFKTRPRGSKIGAWASRQSDVIKNREELDELTQKNTERFKDAEDIPCPDYWGGLRIVPLEIEFWQGRPSRLHDRFVYRRKTENDPWKVVRLAP is encoded by the coding sequence ATGACTAAACAAGCTGAGGAGACCCAAAAGCCAATCATATTTGCTCCTGAGACGTATCAATATGATAAATTTACTTTGAATGAAAAACAACTTACTGACGACCCAATCGATCTTTTCACCAAATGGTTCAACGAAGCCAAGGAAGACCCAAGGGAAACGTTGCCAGAAGCAATTACTTTTTCATCCGCGGAACTACCTAGTGGGAGGGTGTCGTCCAggattcttctttttaagGAGCTCGACCATAGAGGTTTTACTATTTATTCTAACTGGGGAACCTCTAGAAAGGCTCATGATATTGCTACCAACCCGAATGCGGCAATCGTATTCTTTTGGAAGGATCTGCAAAGGCAGGTGAGAGTTGAAGGTATCACAGAGCATGTTAACAGAGAAACTTCTGAAAGATACTTTAAGACGAGACCTCGTGGATCCAAGATCGGTGCATGGGCTTCCCGCCAATCGGATGTTATCAAGAACAGAGAAGAACTAGACGAGTTGACCCAAAAAAACACCGAACGTTTCAAGGATGCTGAAGACATCCCATGTCCAGATTATTGGGGTGGCTTGAGAATCGTTCCACTGGAAATTGAGTTCTGGCAAGGTAGACCCTCGAGATTGCATGATAGATTCGTTtacagaagaaaaacagaaaaCGATCCATGGAAAGTCGTTAGACTAGCCCCATGA
- the FIG1 gene encoding Fig1p (Integral membrane protein required for efficient mating; may participate in or regulate the low affinity Ca2+ influx system, which affects intracellular signaling and cell-cell fusion during mating; targeted to vacuole via AP-3 pathway), with translation MVAISMIWFFTKRMPRIFALAFNLISIFLLIFLLIGCYNPSNQSTFLVKYKFDDNSPFYTIIEKSYEKSNTTLGLEEVIIRSGYMGVCIDNIPSQYSSYNNMTTFSNSICYARKNLSSVPLYRDLEIQLSNIASSSSKTQSSVVLNILKLAQLTSVNVIHPYVLMATVILTILMFLFILYVTVPKLPFKLAVNKFLLLLSSTIVLTWGIGAMWTHVGINASYRLVPSSSMNIITVKKGKKAAVMAWFSFAFLLLDSVVLWLIFLRDRKSLKDEIDNVPCAQNRYNNYSSDSSTLHSKV, from the coding sequence atggtcgCAATCTCAATGATTTGGTTTTTTACCAAGCGTATGCCCAGAATATTTGCATTAGCTTTTaatttaatttcaatatttcttttgatttttcttctcatcgGCTGTTACAACCCGTCAAATCAGTCAACATTTCTAGTGAAGTATAAATTTGATGACAACTCACCTTTTTATACGATCATAGAGAAATCatatgaaaaatcaaatacaACTCTGGGCTTGGAGGAAGTCATTATAAGATCCGGTTACATGGGTGTTTGTATTGATAACATTCCCTCCCAATATAGCTCTTACAATAATATGACTACATTCTCCAATTCAATTTGCTATGCAAGAAAGAATTTAAGCTCGGTTCCCTTATACAGAGACTTGGAAATTCAACTCTCAAATATTGCATCTTCCAGCTCCAAAACCCAATCAAGCGTTGTCTTGAACATTTTGAAGTTAGCCCAATTAACTTCGGTTAATGTTATACATCCATATGTCTTGATGGCAACTGTAATCCTAACAATCCTAATGTTTCTATTTATTCTGTATGTAACTGTCCCTAAGTTACCATTCAAACTAGCGGTTAATAAATTTCTACTGTTGCTAAGTTCAACTATAGTTTTGACATGGGGTATTGGTGCGATGTGGACTCATGTAGGGATAAATGCAAGTTACAGATTGGTTCCATCATCAAGTATGAATATAATCACTGTCAAGAAGGGCAAGAAGGCAGCAGTAATGGCTTGGTTTAGCTTTGCATTCCTCCTTTTAGACAGTGTGGTTTTATGgttaatatttttaaggGATAGGAAAAGCTTgaaagatgaaattgataATGTTCCATGTGCCCAAAATAGGTACAATAACTACTCTTCGGATTCATCTACATTGCATTCCAAAGTTTAG
- the CHS2 gene encoding chitin synthase CHS2 (Chitin synthase II; catalyzes transfer of N-acetylglucosamine (GlcNAc) to chitin upon activation of zymogenic form; required for chitin synthesis in the primary septum during cytokinesis; localization regulated by Cdk1p during mitosis; phosphorylation by Dbf2p kinase regulates its dynamics and chitin synthesis during cytokinesis): MTRNPFMVEPSNGSPNRRGASNLSKFYANANSNSRWANPSEESLEDSYDQSNVFQGLPASPSRAALRYSPDRRHRTQFYRDSAHNSPVAPNRYAANLQESPKRAGEAVIHLSEGSNLYPRDNADLPVDPYHLSPQQQPSNNLFGSGRLYSQSSKYTMSTTSTTAPSLAEADDEKEKYLTSTTSYDDQSTIFSADTFNETKFELNHPTRQQYVRRANSESKRRMVSDLPPPSKKKALLKLDNPIPKGLLDTLPRRNSPEFTEMRYTACTVEPDDFLREGYTLRFAEMNRECQIAICITMYNEDKYSLARTIHSIMKNVAHLCKREKSHVWGPNGWKKVSVILISDGRAKVNQGSLDYLAALGVYQEDMAKASVNGDPVKAHIFELTTQVSINADLDYVSKDIVPVQLVFCLKEENKKKINSHRWLFNAFCPVLQPTVVTLVDVGTRLNNTAIYRLWKVFDMDSNVAGAAGQIKTMKGKWGLKLFNPLVASQNFEYKISNILDKPLESVFGYISVLPGALSAYRYRALKNHEDGTGPLRSYFLGETQEGRDHDVFTANMYLAEDRILCWELVAKRDAKWVLKYVKEATGETDVPEDVSEFISQRRRWLNGAMFAAIYAQLHFYQIWKTKHSVVRKFFLHVEFLYQFIQMLFSWFSIANFVLTFYYLAGSMNLVIKHGEALFIFFKYLIFCDLASLFIISMGNRPQGAKHLFITSMVILSICATYSLICGFVFAFKSLASGTESHKIFVDIVISLLSTYGLYFFSSLMYLDPWHMFTSSIQYFLTLPAFTCTLQIFAFCNTHDVSWGTKGSTQESKQLSKAIVVQGPDGKQIVETDWPQEVDKKFLEIKSRLKEPEFEESSGNEKQSKNDYYRDIRTRIVMIWMLSNLILIMSIIQVFTPQDTDNGYLIFILWSVAALAAFRVVGSMAFLFMKYLRIIVSYRNKVEGSGSWEVSKLDLPNVFHKKG; this comes from the coding sequence ATGACGAGAAACCCGTTTATGGTGGAACCTTCGAATGGCTCTCCTAATAGACGTGGTGCTTCAAACCTCTCCAAATTTTACGCAAACGCTAACAGCAACTCTCGGTGGGCTAATCCCAGTGAGGAGAGTTTGGAGGATAGCTATGACCAATCTAACGTTTTCCAAGGCCTTCCGGCATCTCCTTCGAGAGCTGCACTAAGATACTCCCCAGACCGTCGCCATAGAACTCAATTTTACCGCGATAGTGCCCATAACTCTCCAGTTGCTCCGAACAGGTATGCTGCTAATCTACAAGAGTCTCCCAAAAGAGCAGGCGAGGCTGTCATACATCTAAGTGAGGGGAGTAACCTTTACCCCCGCGATAATGCAGATCTACCGGTAGACCCCTACCATCTATCACCCCAGCAACAGCCCAGTAACAATCTGTTTGGAAGTGGCAGATTGTATTCTCAAAGCTCGAAATACACGATGTCTACTACTTCCACAACGGCTCCCTCTCTGGCAGAAGCAGAcgatgaaaaggaaaaataccTCACTTCGACTACTTCCTATGATGATCAGTCTACAATTTTCTCTGCAGACACTTTCaatgaaacaaaatttGAACTGAACCATCCAACAAGACAGCAGTATGTAAGACGTGCCAATTCTGAGAGTAAGAGAAGAATGGTCTCAGACTTGCCTCCCCCAAGCAAGAAGAAGGCACTATTGAAACTAGACAACCCGATACCAAAAGGTCTGTTGGATACTTTGCCTCGTAGGAACTCCCCTGAGTTTACGGAAATGAGATATACAGCCTGCACTGTGGAACCTGACGATTTTTTGAGAGAAGGTTACACTTTGAGATTCGCAGAGATGAACAGAGAATGTCAAATTGCCATTTGTATTACCATGTACAATGAAGATAAATATTCATTGGCAAGAACCATCCACTCCATTATGAAGAATGTTGCTCATCTTTGTAAGCGTGAAAAATCTCATGTTTGGGGCCCCAATGGCTGGAAGAAAGTCTCTGTAATTCTGATTAGTGACGGTAGAGCAAAAGTCAACCAAGGGTCTCTCGACTATTTAGCTGCTTTGGGTGTTTATCAAGAAGATATGGCCAAGGCGTCTGTGAATGGTGATCCGGTAAAAGCGCacatttttgaattgaCAACTCAGGTCTCTATCAACGCCGATCTGGATTATGTTTCAAAGGACATTGTTCCTGTGCAATTGGTTTTTTGtctaaaagaagaaaataagaaaaagatcaaTTCCCATCGTTGGCTATTCAACGCGTTTTGTCCCGTTTTGCAACCTACTGTAGTTACTTTGGTTGATGTCGGTACACGTTTAAACAATACAGCAATTTACAGGTTATGGAAGGTTTTTGATATGGATTCAAATGTGGCTGGTGCGGCTGGTCAGATTAAGACTATGAAGGGGAAGTGGGGACTGAAACTTTTCAATCCATTAGTTGCATcgcaaaattttgaatataaGATCTCGAATATTTTAGATAAACCATTAGAAAGTGTTTTTGGTTATATCTCTGTTCTTCCTGGTGCCCTGTCCGCATATAGGTATAGAGCCTTAAAAAATCATGAAGATGGCACTGGCCCTCTCAGATCGTATTTCCTTGGTGAAACTCAAGAAGGCAGAGACCATGATGTTTTCACTGCAAATATGTACTTGGCTGAAGATAGAATTCTTTGTTGGGAATTGGTCGCCAAGCGAGATGCAAAATGGGTTCTAAAATATGTTAAGGAAGCCACTGGTGAAACGGATGTTCCCGAAGACGTTTCTGAATTTATTTCTCAAAGAAGACGTTGGTTAAATGGTGCAATGTTTGCCGCAATTTATGCTCAATTGCATTTCTACCAAATTTGGAAAACTAAACATTCTGTTGTACGCAAGTTCTTTCTTCATGTTGAATTCCTTTATCAATTTATTCAGATGCTTTTTTCCTGGTTTTCTATTGCAAATTTCGTTCTTAccttttattatttagcaggatcaatgaatttaGTTATTAAACATGGTGAGGCcttattcattttttttaaataccTGATCTTTTGTGACTTGGCAAGTTTATTCATTATTTCCATGGGTAATAGACCCCAGGGCGCGAAACATTTATTCATTACCTCCATGGTTATACTGTCTATATGTGCCACATATTCTCTAATTTGTGGGTTTGTTTTTGCTTTCAAGTCGTTAGCTTCTGGAACGGAATCCCACAAAATATTTGTCGACATCGTTATCTCATTGCTCTCCACCTATGGCCTATACTTTTTCTCATCACTGATGTACCTAGATCCTTGGCACATGTTTACATCATCCATACAATACTTTTTGACACTTCCCGCCTTTACGTGTACTTTACAGATTTTTGCCTTCTGTAATACACACGACGTTTCCTGGGGTACTAAAGGTTCCACACAGGAGTCCAAGCAATTGTCCAAGGCCATTGTCGTTCAAGGTCCAGATGGGAAACAGATTGTGGAAACAGATTGGCCTCAGGAAGTTGATAAGAAGtttttggaaataaaaagtcGTTTGAAAGAAccagaatttgaagaatcaAGCGGCAATGAAAAACAATCCAAGAATGATTATTATAGAGATATAAGAACCAGAATTGTGATGATTTGGATGCTATCAAATCTAATACTGATCATGTCTATAATTCAAGTCTTTACACCACAAGATACTGACAATGGTTATTTGATATTCATTTTATGGTCTGTGGCCGCTTTAGCTGCCTTTAGGGTGGTTGGTTCCATGGCCTTTTTGTTCATGAAATACTTGCGTATAATAGTGAGTTACAGAAATAAAGTTGAAGGTAGCGGCTCATGGGAAGTCTCTAAATTAGACTTACCAAATGTTTTCCACAAAAAGGGCTAA
- the CSG2 gene encoding mannosylinositol phosphorylceramide synthase regulatory subunit (Calcium release channel involved in ER calcium homeostasis; integrates ER calcium release with the regulation of sphingolipid metabolism and autophagy; required for mannosylation of inositolphosphorylceramide and for growth at high calcium concentrations; endoplasmic reticulum membrane protein; contains 10 transmembrane domains and a potential Ca2+ EF-hand motif; protein abundance increases in response to DNA replication stress), whose translation MSTTLLWFSSVIGYVIQTKCLSNIQSKKEISVGPNGTIATPETNGDNGNSSSLTFYLTFMYFASWLLLVPASRLWEKMRPMFVSDSDSNRNSQFDNNNSGSVTNEDVDTFSHVLDDPQPRIPAQQQKQKIISVATFKYVAKLTVLALIMIVADLTYNMALSLSPAFDVALMQNTAIFEIVTLLYGVCGISRKNYVFRNFLIMMNAVIGILIISYTKATCDMLAGKLSVNPNTGELSDPFLFDRLKGALICGLGALIMGPFAVLWNRWFCSNISKNENSAVVLVKQSTHMALIGIIGMVILLPFIPKFPSRESVESISLFYNDKSFWFSLLGSIIFGSLPSLISILELNRKAPAEYLTTCNLGAIIFMGLAEWVCEPTQTTIVRWEVIGYIMLTVSLLVLSVTLGEGKYHH comes from the coding sequence ATGTCTACCACACTACTTTGGTTTTCAAGTGTAATAGGCTACGTGATTCAAACAAAATGTTTGTCTAACATACAATCTAAAAAGGAAATCTCCGTGGGGCCCAATGGTACAATTGCAACGCCTGAAACTAACGGCGACAACGGAAACTCAAGTTCATTAACCTTCTATCTGACCTTTATGTATTTTGCTTCGTGGCTGCTCTTGGTGCCTGCATCTCGACTTTGGGAGAAGATGAGACCGATGTTTGTCTCTGACTCAGACTCGAACAGGAATTCTCAGTTtgacaacaacaacagcgGGTCTGTGACAAACGAAGATGTCGATACGTTCTCGCACGTGTTGGATGATCCTCAACCACGGATTCCAGCCCAACAGcagaagcaaaaaatcataTCCGTGGCTACCTTCAAATATGTGGCTAAGCTAACAGTGCTGGCTCTCATAATGATTGTCGCTGATTTGACTTATAACATGGCTTTGTCATTGTCACCGGCATTTGATGTTGCTTTGATGCAAAATACTGCCATTTTCGAAATTGTCACTTTACTATATGGTGTTTGTGGAATCTCCAGGAAGAACTACGTTTTCCGTAATTTCCTCATCATGATGAACGCGGTCATTGGAATTTTGATCATCTCATACACGAAGGCTACCTGTGACATGCTTGCCGGAAAGCTGTCCGTCAACCCTAACACGGGTGAACTTTCTGACCCATTCTTGTTTGATAGGTTGAAAGGTGCTCTGATTTGCGGCCTTGGTGCTTTGATTATGGGTCCTTTTGCCGTGTTATGGAACCGTTGGTTTTGCAGTAACATTTCCAAGAACGAAAATTCTGCTGTAGTCTTGGTTAAGCAGAGCACCCACATGGCCCTAATCGGTATTATTGGCATGGTAATACTTTTGCCATTTATTCCTAAATTTCCCTCCCGTGAGTCTGTGGAATCCATTTCGTTGTTCTATAATGACAAGAGCTTTTGGTTCTCTCTACTAGGCTCGATTATCTTTGGTTCCTTGCCGAGCTTGATTTCGATATTAGAGTTGAATCGCAAGGCCCCTGCTGAGTATTTGACGACGTGCAACCTGGGAGCTATTATCTTTATGGGGTTAGCTGAGTGGGTTTGCGAACCTACGCAAACCACAATTGTGAGATGGGAAGTCATAGGATACATAATGCTAACGGTAAGTTTGTTGGTCCTATCAGTAACACTCGGGGAAGGTAAATACCACCATTAG
- the SCO1 gene encoding Cu-binding protein SCO1 (Copper-binding protein of mitochondrial inner membrane; required for cytochrome c oxidase activity and respiration; may function to deliver copper to cytochrome c oxidase; similar to thioredoxins; SCO1 has a paralog, SCO2, that arose from the whole genome duplication): MLKLSRSANLRLVQLPAARLSGNGAKLLTQRGFFTVTRLWQSNGKKPLSRVPVGGTPIKDNGKVREGSIEFSTGKAIALFLAVGGALSYFFNREKRRLETQKEAEANRGYGKPSLGGPFHLEDMYGNEFTEKNLLGKFSIIYFGFSNCPDICPDELDKLGLWLNTLSSKYGITLQPLFITCDPARDSPAVLKEYLSDFHPSILGLTGTFDEVKNACKKYRVYFSTPPNVKPGQDYLVDHSIFFYLMDPEGQFVDALGRNYDEKTGVDKIVEHVKSYVPAEQRAKQKEAWYSFLFK; this comes from the coding sequence ATGCTGAAGTTGTCAAGAAGTGCCAATCTAAGATTGGTCCAATTGCCAGCCGCAAGATTAAGTGGCAATGGCGCTAAATTGCTCACTCAAAGGGGATTCTTTACTGTAACGCGCTTATGGCAGTCAAATGGCAAGAAACCATTAAGCAGAGTACCTGTGGGCGGTACTCCCATTAAGGATAACGGCAAAGTGCGAGAAGGCTCGATCGAGTTTTCCACGGGAAAGGCCATTGCTCTATTCCTAGCAGTCGGTGGGGCACTTTcttatttcttcaacagGGAGAAACGCAGATTGGAAACACAGAAGGAGGCTGAAGCAAACAGAGGATACGGTAAACCTTCACTTGGGGGACCCTTCCATCTGGAGGATATGTATGGCAATGAGTTTACGGAGAAAAACCTTCTCGGTAAGTTTTCTATAATATACTTTGGGTTTAGTAACTGTCCTGACATCTGTCCTGATGAACTGGATAAGCTAGGTCTATGGCTTAATACACTCTCTTCAAAGTATGGTATTACTCTGCAGCCATTATTTATAACTTGTGATCCAGCAAGAGACTCCCCTGCTGTATTGAAAGAGTATTTGAGCGACTTTCATCCCTCCATCCTGGGTTTGACGGGGACGTTCGATGAGGTGAAGAACGCATGCAAGAAGTACAGAGTATACTTTTCTACGCCTCCAAACGTCAAACCGGGCCAAGATTATTTGGTAGACCATtccatcttcttttatCTCATGGACCCTGAAGGACAGTTTGTTGATGCTTTGGGTAGAAATTATGATGAAAAAACGGGCGTGGACAAGATCGTGGAACACGTTAAGAGTTATGTGCCTGCAGAGCAGCGCGCCAAGCAGAAGGAGGCATGGTACTCCTTCTTATTCAAATAA
- the HMT1 gene encoding protein-arginine omega-N methyltransferase HMT1 (Nuclear SAM-dependent mono- and asymmetric methyltransferase; modifies hnRNPs, including Npl3p and Hrp1p, affecting their activity and nuclear export; methylates U1 snRNP protein Snp1p, ribosomal protein Rps2p, and histones H3 and H4; interacts genetically with genes encoding components of Rpd3(L) and this interaction is important for Rpd3 recruitment to the subtelomeric region), with protein sequence MSKTAVKDSATEKTKLSESEQHYFNSYDHYGIHEEMLQDTVRTLSYRNAIIQNKDLFKDKIVLDVGCGTGILSMFAAKHGAKHVIGVDMSSIIEMAKELVELNGFSDKITLLRGKLEDVHLPFPKVDIIISEWMGYFLLYESMMDTVLYARDHYLVEGGLIFPDKCSIHLAGLEDSQYKDEKLNYWQDVYGFDYSPFVPLVLHEPIVDTVERNNVNTTSDKLIEFDLNTVKISDLAFKSNFKLTAKRQDMINGIVTWFDIVFPAPKGKRPVEFSTGPHAPYTHWKQTIFYFPDDLDAETGDTIEGELVCSPNEKNNRDLNIKISYKFESNGIDGNSRSRKNEGSYLMH encoded by the coding sequence atgagcAAGACAGCCGTGAAAGATTCTGCTACAGAAAAAACCAAGCTAAGTGAAAGCGAACAGCACTACTTCAATTCGTACGATCACTATGGTATTCACGAAGAGATGCTTCAAGATACTGTTCGTACCTTATCTTACAGAAACGCAATTATCCAAAATAAGGATCTTTTTAAGGACAAGATTGTTTTAGACGTCGGTTGCGGTACCGGTATTTTATCCATGTTTGCCGCTAAACACGGTGCGAAGCATGTTATCGGTGTTGATATGTCAAGCATTATTGAGATGGCGAAGGAATTGGTAGAGTTGAACGGATTCAGCGACAAGATCACCTTGCTAAGAGGCAAGTTGGAGGACGTTCATTTACCCTTTCCTAAAGTTGACATCATAATTTCTGAATGGATGGGTTACTTTCTACTATACGAGTCCATGATGGACACCGTTCTTTACGCTAGAGACCACTATTTGGTAGAAGGCGGTCTGATCTTTCCCGACAAGTGCTCCATTCATTTGGCCGGTTTGGAAGACTCTCAGTATAAAGACGAGAAGTTGAACTACTGGCAAGACGTTTACGGGTTTGATTATTCGCCATTTGTTCCGTTGGTCTTACACGAGCCCATCGTCGACACCGTGGAAAGAAACAATGTCAACACCACCTCAGACAAATTGATCGAATTTGATTTAAATACAGTAAAAATATCAGATCTAGCGTTTAAGAGTAACTTTAAATTGACGGCCAAGAGACAAGATATGATTAATGGTATAGTCACCTGGTTCGACATTGTTTTCCCTGCACCAAAGGGTAAGAGACCTGTTGAGTTCTCCACTGGTCCTCATGCTCCATACACTCACTGGAAGCaaacaatattttatttccCTGATGATCTAGATGCTGAAACTGGTGACACCATTGAAGGTGAATTGGTTTGCTCTCCAAACGAGAAGAATAACAGAGATCtaaatatcaaaatttcttacaAGTTCGAATCGAATGGCATCGACGGTAATTCaagaagcagaaaaaaCGAAGGTTCTTATTTAATGCATTAA
- the ATP3 gene encoding F1F0 ATP synthase subunit gamma (Gamma subunit of the F1 sector of mitochondrial F1F0 ATP synthase; F1F0 ATP synthase is a large, evolutionarily conserved enzyme complex required for ATP synthesis), translated as MLSRIVSNNATRSVMCHQAQVGILYKTNPVRTYATLKEVEMRLKSIKNIEKITKTMKIVASTRLSKAEKAKISAKKMDEAEQLFYKNAETKNLDVEATETGAPKELIVAITSDKGLCGSIHSQLAKAVRRHLNDQPNADIVTIGDKIKMQLLRTHPNNIKLSINGIGKDAPTFQESALIADKLLSVMKAGTYPKISIFYNDPVSSLSFEPSEKPIFNAKTIEQSPSFGKFEIDTDANVPRDLFEYTLANQMLTAMAQGYAAEISARRNAMDNASKNAGDMINRYSILYNRTRQAVITNELVDIITGASSLG; from the coding sequence ATGTTGTCAAGAATTGTATCAAACAATGCAACACGCTCCGTAATGTGCCACCAAGCGCAAGTGGGTATTCTTTATAAGACTAACCCAGTGAGAACTTATGCTACTTTGAAAGAAGTGGAAATGCGTTTGAAATctatcaaaaatattgagaAGATCACAAAAACTATGAAGATTGTTGCATCTACAAGATTGAGTAAAGCTGAAAAGGCTAAAATTTCCGCAAAGAAGATGGATGAAGCAGAGCAGTTGTTTTACAAGAACGCcgaaaccaaaaatttgGATGTTGAGGCTACTGAAACAGGTGCTCCTAAAGAGTTGATTGTTGCTATCACCTCTGATAAGGGGTTGTGTGGTTCTATCCACTCTCAATTGGCTAAAGCTGTGAGAAGACATTTGAATGATCAACCAAACGCCGATATAGTCACTATTGGtgataaaattaaaatgCAGCTATTGAGAACCCATCCTAACAACATTAAATTGTCTATTAATGGAATTGGTAAAGATGCCCCAACTTTCCAAGAATCTGCTTTGATTGCCGATAAGTTATTGAGTGTCATGAAGGCCGGCACTTACCCAAAGATTTCCATTTTCTACAATGACCCAGTGTCTTCCCTATCTTTTGAACCATCTGAAAAACCGATCTTTAACGCCAAGACCATTGAACAATCCCCATCATTCGGCAAATTTGAGATCGACACGGACGCAAACGTTCCAAGAGATTTGTTTGAATATACTTTGGCTAACCAAATGTTGACAGCAATGGCTCAAGGTTATGCTGCTGAAATTTCCGCCAGAAGAAACGCTATGGATAACGCTTCCAAGAATGCCGGTGATATGATCAATCGTTACTCTATCTTGTACAACAGAACAAGACAAGCTGTCATTACTAATGAACTGGTTGATATTATTACTGGTGCTTCCTCTTTGggatga